The nucleotide window ATCTCATTTTCAAAATCGCAGTCCTTTAAGCAACTACATCCATCTTTTCTGACGCATACTAAGCCCTTCCGGATCAAGGATGTACTTGAGGCTCTTATGATTAGAAAGGACGCTAAACATCCTTCCATACAAGTGGTGCTTCCAAATCTTCAGTGCAAACACAATCGCCGCTAATTCCAAGTCATGAGTTGGGTAGTTCACCTCATGCGGCCTCAGCTGACGCAATGCGTATGCCACCACATTCTGGTGTTGCATCAACACGCAACCTAAACCCATCAGAGAAGCATCACAGTACACTTCGAATGCTTCATGCAGTTTCAGTAAGATTAAAATAGGTGATGAAGTTAACCTCTGCTTCAAAGTCTATAAACTCTCTTCGCACACCGACGTCCATACGAGTGGCGCTTCTTCCCTTGTCAATTTTGTCATCGGTAATACAATCCGGGAAAATCGTTCGATAAACCTCCCAGAATATCTAGCTAAACCCAAGAAGCTTCTGACTTCCGCCACCGTTGTCAGTATTTCCCATTCCATCACCGTTTTCACCTTAGAAGGATCTACGGTTAttcctcctttgctcaccatgtGACCTAAGAACTTCACTTCCTCCTTCCTGAACTCACACGTCGACAACTTAGCGTTCAACTTCTGctgcgtcactctgattatTGTCATTAAGAAACCGAAAGTTTTCCTTAAACCAAATACCGATTTTGCAATATTtgtcaaaacctttaaaataacTTCAATCTAAATGAGTCCATTGTTAAAACCTTATCAAAAGAGTTAAAAACCGTTTATTTATAAATCAAACATTTTAAAGCATGATTTGCCTAAATTCATTGAAAACTTTAAATCAAAACTTTTCCATTTGAATCCCTTTttgttgaattaaaattttcaaaccaaaatcacaagtgaACAAAATCTTAGGACTCACTTTTCCTTTTTAAATCGTATCATTGGATCAAAATTCCAATCTtagtttcaaaaccaaatcattcaAAACACTTCATTCTAGACCAGATCACTATTGAGTTTTCTGAAAGGGGTCAAAATAGTTTATTCGAGAGTTGCCTACTTCAAATCATGATTTTCTTAAATTAGAACTTTCCAAATTAAATCTGTTTTGACAAGAGAAATTGGAAATTATTTTCACAATTGAACAAAATCATAGAATTCACTATTCATTTAAACCATATCTCTTAAATCAGGAGTTCTGACTAATTCTCAAAATCGAATCATTTAAACCAAAGTTTCAAACCGGGTTAGAAATCATTCTAAACCTTAAAACCGTAAAATCATAGTTAAAAACCACAAAGGCATTAGTCGATCCTTCCGTTGCCACTAGCACGAAACCGCACCCATCATCTATACAAGGAATCGCTAAGACTTCTAACCATAATTGGTAACCATTCTGGCACGTCCACTCTGATCGTTCGTTATTACCAGTTCGACGCCCTCGGCTAACGCTAAAAGAATCTTCCTTCTCCATAGTTTTCTACCACATAACTCTAAGCCTTATAGCCCTAACGACGACTTTGCAAAAGATAAAATCAAGCTACCCTCATATCCAAGCAATATATGATATTCAAAACATACGCTTACCTCTCGTCGGAGGATCCGACCCTGTCGCATTACGTGCATCCAAAGCAAACACACGGCCTGACTGTTGATTCTTGTCCTCCTCTTATTTTCTCCCATGGCGACAATACTTAGATATATGCCCATGTTTCCCACAATTATAGCATCGACCATTTCCTTTCGCTTAAAGAAACTGGACTTTGTTGCCCCTTCTGATATTTCCTTGACCTTGCAGATACTATGGAGTATGTCCATCTTTCTTGAAGTTCTGTCCCCTTGGTCCGAGGTGATCATCAAGTTCCCTACTAGAATTTCCTCCATGAGTGTTCCTTGACGGGGATACCATCCTTGCATTTTTCTCAACAAACCTCGCTGTGTCCACCAATTCCCAAAATCTCCTAATCTTCAGTGGAGCCACAGTACGCTGATATCCTCTCTCAAACCCACTTCGTATCCGATGCATTTCTATTCCTCACAAGACTCAAGAGTACCCTGACTTATCTTCGAGAACCTATAGAGTCCTTCAAACTTGCTGGTGTATTCTGCTATAGTCATGGACCCTTGCTTCAGTTGTAAGAGCTCCAATTCTCTGGCCTCCCTTAGTAATTCATGAAAGTATTTCCTGTAGAAAGCTTCCCCAAATAATGCCCAGGTAATGTTTACGTTCTGTTGGTGTCGTAGTCGGCGCTCCCCTTGCCACCATTGTTGAGCTTCTCCCACCAGTTGATAAGTCGCATATTCCACGAACTTGTCATATGGTACATGTTCATTCAGTAATGCACGCTCCACCGCTCGGAACCAGTTGTCTGCTTCAGTATCATTTGTCGAACCATTGAAAACCGGCGGGTCAGCCTTCCGAAAAGCAGCTAGAGTTCTCGGGACACGACTCAAGCTGTCTTCAGCACCTTCTCCCTATTCATTTTTGTTTCCGGCCAGTTGGGTTAATCTCTACATAGCTTGCAGAATCGCAGCAGCATTAGCTTCCATGGTATTAGCGAGATTCGCCATTGCCGCAATAAATTCGGCATGATTATCAGCCGGTTGCTCATTCCTACTCTCTCGTGAACGTACTCGACCTCGTCCGCGAGTGGCCATTAGGTTTCCTGtctacaccaaacaatcgatatcgaGGTGATTAGTCCCAATATCAAAAGCCTAGGGTTTTAATTATCCCAAAcaggcactcacaaacaagcatgctatgaATATCAAGTAGAAAACCTAATAGCATCAAGAAAAGACACACAGAGTATGCAACGAAGCACTATCagtccattcctcaggctcacgaggacgaaccgctctgataccactaaatgtaacaccctaattagcctaagccttacctcgcgtcgtaaggcaaaggttaatcaaagattacGATAGTTCTAAGCTCTTACACAatgtatatatagaaagaatagtataaactagaagcccgatgaaagaTACATCTCAAAAACAGGATTTGAAAAGCGCAAAACATACTAACGAAGCTACTAACTTAAGACACAAGATATAGATGTAATATAAACAGGATAATAGTGTAATAATGTAATATCATAAGGAACTAGCCACCACCcgtggagtttaagccggctagccatataCAAACCATAAAGAAACCTGACAATTtgaaaacagcttatacaaatttttctctcataatacaagcctctagacaaggaaaaaatacaaaagtgaaagATGTGTAAACAATATAAACAAAAGACTCCAAAAGAATCCAAGATCCTCCGCTCCTGTCACCATCCAAAataactcaccgaggtgggttgcgacctgcatctaaaaaacacaacagaaatatggtatgagaaccggaggttctcagtatggtaatagtgcccagtgatgtaggatataagaccccgggacgccaaaggcaatcctaagctccatatccatcacaagattcaagCTTAAAGCATTCTAAAACAAATAAGCATAATTATACCAACATTAACTTAAATAAGCCAGGTCATCtatcttaggggatttctactctaaccaaacaccgctgtcccacagccttcaccaaccgatcctccatgcgatcccattgTCATCACCTTCCGAACATCCTCAATCCCGGTAGAAAACACAGGTAatatacaatgcaagtaaagcacaagtagaagcatataaggCAAATAATTCAGATAGCAAGTAAGcatgttattcaattaggcaagccattacaagtaaacaaagcatacaagcagatagaaaatgcatatgatgaatgcctgccctactggctgtgatatcacattgtcggttcaactgccaacccgacacatctccatggagatgttgccCTTCGGAATCATTTtatgggaacccccgagatatagtgcctGGATCACTATCCAGGTACCGTCGCCTGTACGCCCTattgatccgaagggatgcgagcgggatactcttgccatagacctcacatctaagcgcaagcgggacgaaccaccgcCCTTATGTTTCCGtcgctacctcgacaggcgaGATTAACCACCATCCCTACCGGGCGCATAGTGTCTCATAATCTTAGTATAAATCGGTAATTCAGtggtttttcaaaaaacattTTCAGTATGCATGGATCCAGCATCTCCTTCAGAGTCCTCCACTCATCTCAATCACTGCCATTCATAACTAAGTTTCCAAATATCAAAAGTTCATCCTTCCTCATCTCATATATCACTCATCCTTCACATAATTTTGAACCATTCTCAGCACGCCATAAACCTAAGCCTCCGTTTTCTAAGTTTTCCAAATAATATCATCTAAAACCTCTAAAATCTTTAccaataatttaaatatctaaaactAGTCCCAAGAGTCCTAAAATGGTGTTagagaagcttacaaccttgttgggaaggtaGAATAGTTGAAAATAAGTAAATTTGTGAAACAGGACGTGTGCGACCGCACAAGGGTCTGTGTGTGCGCACGCCCAGGAATTTTAAaatgtgtgcgtatgcacagggtgtgcgtacgcacaggtggcAAAACTTTCAGAATCTGTTCACTCGCACATCATGTGCCAGCTCCCCCAACAGATTGGCCTTCCCAACGTGTACGTCCGCACAAGCccgtgcgtccgcacaggttgAAGTTTTCCCTTAGATATGTGCGTGCACAAGCTGTGGTAGCGCGGCAAACAGAACGCACTTTCCtgcctgtgcgtgcgcacaggtggGTGCATCCGCACAGGTCAAAATTTTTATAGGGTGTGCGCCCGCACAAGGGTGTGCGTCCGCACATATCAGAAATcatgaaattctgcaactttgcagaatttcatatttttaacaccaactttaaatgatcataacttcctctacaaaattccaattttcacaaactttatatcgatttaaaaggttttcaaagatctttaattctaaataaatttcacCCTATTTTGAAAatcgaggcaaaagttatgatcagacaaagttcaccaaaaaccaACTTTTATCTAATTTCACCATTACCCCAATTTCTCATAAAacacaaccaaaaccataccaaaCCATTCCAAACTTCATTTCTCATCAATACTAACCCTCTATGTCATATAATACCAAGCACACCACAATTTCCTTTACTATTCATCATCCTCAACTTCCACATCAATAAATCACATTATAATCAATTCTCATTAATACTTTTCCAACTACCTTACCAAATTATCAACATTATCATCATATATACTAATACAATCTACTTCTCAACCTCACAATTCATTCATCCTTATCATATCATTATTAATCATCATAATCAAACTCAACAACCATTAATTCATCATAAATCAACACACAACCACATTCAATACTAATCAAccattttcaattcaaacctatcctatgggtcactagcctaagtgtccatgaatattatatactacatagaggaaaTCGAAACCATATATTGGCAGATTCCCAATATGAACCAAAACTTCAATTGAGCACAAGTGGAGCTTTCAACCACAATCCAAGCCACCACTCACTCCAACAAGCATCCACAACCACCAACAAGCTCCAACATTCAAGCTAATATCACACAATATCCATAAATCAAACTTAGGGttttatatatacacaaaattaCAAGAGATCAAGCATGATCACCTTACCAAAAGGGGATTGAGTCAAAACCCAATGGGATTCAAGTGCTAGAGTgtacctaaacacccaaaatcacaagatatATTCATTCACCATAGCCAAAAACCGAATCTATAATGGAAGGAAGAAATGGGCAAGAAATTAGAAATCCCTTACCACTTTGTTTGGATGAAATCAAAGAGCTCAAAGAGAGCTTCGCATAGCAACTGACAGCATGCGAATCGGAGCTTTAGAGAGTGAGATATGGCTCCAAGACGAAGATGATAAATAGTAACTAAAACCCTTACCTCTCCTCTCTTCACTCTCACGTTGCTGCTGCTATTGGGTGTTATAAGTGGCTGAGTTTGCCACTTAATGGACTTATATAAGGTggggcttgggcccaacttgggcccggtTTAATCCGTTAGCGTTTTTTAGTCCGTTTGGTCTAACTTCAGGCCAAACCTTTAACACTAACGCCCGGTTTTCTATTTCTAATGTTTTTCTAAGGTCTTGAActgtttttcactttttctcgcGCAGCGCCGGGCATATTTGAATCGGTTCAACCGCTTTAACTGCCGGTTCGCGGTTTTTCACGGTTTTTTGCAGAAAACAcgttttctgactcagaaaaatctattgagtccaaaaatcatatttaaattccTAAATTCTCATCCTAACTTTTCGGAATTTGATTTGGgcatttaaatgattttatcCGTGAAAAATCCGATTCTTACAATAATGAAGCAAAGTCTAGGGTTCCGCTCTTCTCTNNNNNNNNNNNNNNNNNNNNNNNNNNNNNNNNNNNNNNNNNNNNNCCAGTAATAGGTAGATCCTGATGTTGCTATCGGGTGAGGTCGCCATCACAAACGACTCTATCCTTCTCCTAAACCTTCCTCAATGAATCCACTTCTAGAAGCGAGCGTCGAAGATGGCCTTCGCCCCACCTCCCGCAACTGTGCACCGAACTTTAGATTGAACCCTAATTTCTCCAAGTACTTTGAATGTTTGTTCATTCAACtcataaatttgaaaaatttttaattttatctttcagtTACTATTTCTATTCTCCCCATCTTTCAATAATGGGAGTGTATGACATTCAAAAAAGCTAACTACAAATTATTCCCATCATTCAatgatttatttgttaattatcaTGGTTTAGCGTCGAAAACATTTACCATATCTCCATTAATGAATCTACTGTGTATTAGTAGAGTCAACAAATATGATCTTCTACCCCATTCAAGTAATGTGTTCTTCACAGGTTGGCTCTTCCGCCTTAGCCACCTTAGTTTAGCCACGGATTATCTTCATTCGCCACAGACGTCaccatatatttattattatactatGATGAAAAACATGTTTTGGTCCTTcctttttctgaaaaaaaaaaagtgaaagatGGTGGTTTGAAGAGTAATAATCCGAAAATAATGTATGATGGAAATTCCCTGTTGTCTTCAAATTGTCATCATAATTGATTATGGGTCTTACTACTACAAATAAAGAATTTCAGATATGTATGTAAACCCtattaaaatgtaaaatttgaATCTCAAATGTTTTACAGCACTTACAAATCTATGTGCCGCCCTAATCATCATTTATTAAGCACTCACTTTTCATTTTGTGGGGTCTTGCATTGTTTAAAAGCACCCTTTATAAGCACCCGTGCTTAACACTGGTACACCACCATTATAGTTGTGTCATTGTGTGGGAGGCCAAACCATATCTTTATtaaaagagtttaattaataactattttaaagatgtatgtTAAGATTATTATAAGAGATTAGTTAATATGTATCTTAAATATaagattattatttataaaaatttaaaattttctttaataaatacaaaatagttgcattgaaaatttaatttttttaatatataattttaatatgtacTCTAAAAATACAAGATAGTTAAACCTTTATTATAGGTACATTAAGAGCATTAATCTTTTATCTTctgaatgaaaattaaattttgcattgatatttttaataaatgtaTTTAGAATAGTTATTATAGGAAAATTatgattgttgttattattaattatttatttggtaaaatatattttttgtccttgaaatttgataaaagttttaaaaatatttctaaattttattttgtttcaattttgtgccgaaagttttttatttgcatcaactATGTCTCTGAcagctaatttttcaaaaaatttaagaccaattcaacaacaatttcataagaacaaccctcaatacaaacaaattaaacataatttttatgtattattgttagattggtcttaaattttttgaaaatttagccgtcGATGGTATATTTGATACGAATTGAaaacttttgggacaaaattaaaacaaaataaaatttagagatatttttaaaatttttaccgaattttaggaataaaaagtataatttatccttatttatttatttatttatttatttattattagtttattatattaatataagttTAAAGTGGAAGACTTTTCTTATATTGGAAAGCTGTCCCAACCACATAATCCTTGAGGGTTAGATTGTTGTCACTTTATTTGAGACTTGCTATTAAGTGGTGGCAATGCAAGATTAAAGgtatgttaattatttataatcgGAGAGTGGgacaacaattaattaatttgttgcACTACTCTAACGTTTACCATACATATATAAGAATGATGGAGACTTTGTTATAATATTTAAGTGCGGGAAATATTTTAGATATGGTATTTGTTTCATACGTAGTATCTAAGTGTATTTCAATGGAAaatggaaaatattttttaacattattcTTGACCACCAAATACTTATATGCCAGCAATTTCAATATTCTTTTTCTCATactcttgaaataaattttaaaataatatatattaattattggttcaaataattatttaaaatattttatataattaaaacataatataaatattttcaaaaactaatttgtagtttaatatcaataaaataataataaattgtcataatcaatttaaaaggaTATATATTGCGTTCATGCATGTAGctaacaaaattttgaaattagtaTGTTTATCTATCTTATATAATATTGTATATTATGTTAATGatattttcacataaaaataattttataaattattaaataatttaatatataaaaaataccatGTAAAGAGGGATTGAGGTGTAGGTGTGAATACAATATAGATCTTTCTAGAGGAACGTAGCGTGATGATGGGGAAAATGGGAGACCGGACCATGAAGCCCCACTTTTGGAGGCTGAGGATCATTAACATTTAACAGTAAGAGAGTTAAAATCTAAATCACTGTTAATCTCGGGAGTGTGTTAAATATAACACTGAAGAGATTTATCCTTTTTCAAACACGTATTTTGTGTTTTGCACTAATTTTTTTCGAATAGCATAAAAATTTATAGATAtaattaatacataaaattattgtattacatactaaaatttttgtattcAGTATTTTTactgaatatatatataaagacagacaataataatgataataaaaaaatgagagaaaaaaagaaattaaaaaaaaatgtgacgGTAACGACAACGACAACAATAATGATATCAATAATGacgtttaaaaaaatatttaaaacaaaaagacaacgatagtaataataataataataaaagttataatatatataaaaaaagacatAGCACGCGATAATTTAGTTAGAcatttagtttaaaaaatatttagacgCCTAATTTTATTGTAATACCTAATGGTATAAAATGTTATGAATGAAATGAAGttaattaatttctataaaACTAGAATTGCTTAGCTAGATTCATTATTAGTTAATTTgtgtttaattaaaatttaactaatatatGTCTTAAtcaaaatacatgttaaaattattataaataaaaaattaatcttttagtaaatacataataaatatataaaaaaaattaaaattttacatattttGTATAgttgaaacaaaacaaaattttcatCCGTACAAATTACGAGAGAAAATGTACCTCCACATACTTCTACACTTGCACACTCACATCAACATCAATGATTAATATGTCAAACCACTGCCCTAAAGTGGACGACCAACGTCGTCTTTGATGTGCACATAAATTAGGTTTCAATCTTAATGACGTTAATTACTTTATTGGAGATAAGTAGCAGACAATGTTGTCATCATTATTTTCCTCCCTCCATGGCTGAGTATGTATAGCACCCCATGTTTGAttagatatatataatttaatcaaaatgCTTCTAAATTAAGTGAATGTGTAcgccaacaacaacaacaataataataataataatctagcttaatttttatatattaacaaaatttaattttattataatattaatataaaataattttatatttacaactaattacataatattatgtcaaaaaaattatattttacattaataacgtaaataattaaaataatagatataattaaaCAACTATACACTATCAatgtattttaataatataaaatttttatacaatTATCTAATTAGAGAGTTATACATTTTAATATTATGAGAATTTGAATCTGATTTTATAAGTTATATTCCTCACATACtctttaattattgaattatatattattttaatttaataacttacattaatatttaataatatgaaAAGCGGCCAAAAAAGCTAtgctattaattaataataaaaaaatagaggaTGCTTCCATAAATTTGGTAAAATGTCTTTTTGTAAATACACTTATGTGTCGCATTATTATGGGACGTATTAATGAACcggttatttttaaattttttaacaaattagaataaaaccAATTCTTTTATAACGataacaataaacccaattattaTCAGATTCGGTCGAACCGACTAATTTACATAATCCACTATatcatgaatttttttaaaataaaaatcagggatatatttgtctttttataaaaaaatttaaacattatttGATTAAGATTGTGTAAATTAGTCGGATCAAATTggatctaataattataatgcagacaattaaaattattattgttgctataataaaatgattttattcttgtttattaaaaaaataaataaccggTTTAATAAAAAATGTCCAATAAtttcatgacaaaaaaaatatactactTCACTAATTGTATAGTGcatgatgattatgatcaaCCACCCAATAAGATGAACATAACAAAACAAAAGCCTCCAATTCtcttttgttatatatatttatcaaaTGCCATAGTTGTGTGAATCAGGTGAAATGAGAGCAGAAGAGAAGGAAGATGGAGATTGTTGAAGAGAGCACATCAAGGCATGTATCTATTGGGTTCCCTTTGGGTTTGGCTCTTCTTGTAACTCTCATTTTATTTAtgtgcttcttcttttgttGCTGCATACATTGGGAGAAGATCGAAGCTTTCTTAATCTCTTATGGTGTTATCAACAACCCTCACCACCCTCGTATGAGGATGCAACAACCAGATTTGCCTTCAACTCATCACCAAAAcccatcttttctttttccggtaattaatttttctaaacatCATATAATTCAAAACTTCTATTTACCTTGtgtaaaaatctttttaaaatgggTAAATATCTTAGTGTTAACCTTCAAATCATAACAAGTTACTAAAATATGGCCAGACTCaagtttaaataaagatattattTCGTCTATTGAATAGATAGTCATGTATTAGAATTTGGAGAtgtaacataaattaaaaatgttatctttattaaaaaatattattatattcttaaaattattattttaaagttaatactaattttttaatttatttaacatttaaaatttttaataaaaattttactagaagattattttatttttataattttatttttctgcttttattttattaccattttgatatttttattttgtggatttaataatttttatgaattgagtttttatttgtaatttttataattcttttaatatttgttttttttgaaGATCTATATTTTAATCTACTAATTGTTATTGGCTTATTgctaattgttttatttttagtctagtaattcttatttatttttcaattttctaaataaaatttattgtgaacttgagattttgaaaaaaattattttaaataaacttaaaaaattcagtatcatttgaattaatattagttaaaattatttatataattatttttttcttatatgtttaattttattcataatttatacttttattattaatatattttttagagtaCGGTTTTTAACTGtagtcaaataaataattttaaaaaattatttttatcatctttATATAAATAGTGTCAATAAAATAGGCGAAAATTCCGGTGCAATCGACTTCACGTCaaattgataactgagagtcgttagataatttaactgatttgctaaattttcatctaacagctctcaattatcaacttcacgtaaagtcaaCTGTACTTAAATTTctactaataaaatattatgatatcacttatttcaaaca belongs to Arachis duranensis cultivar V14167 chromosome 8, aradu.V14167.gnm2.J7QH, whole genome shotgun sequence and includes:
- the LOC107460978 gene encoding uncharacterized protein LOC107460978: MANLANTMEANAAAILQGEGAEDSLSRVPRTLAAFRKADPPVFNGSTNDTEADNWFRAVERALLNEHVPYDKFVEYATYQLVGEAQQWWQGERRLRHQQNVNITWALFGEAFYRKYFHELLREARELELLQLKQGSMTIAEYTSKFEGLYRFSKISQGTLESCEE
- the LOC107460957 gene encoding uncharacterized protein At5g65660 produces the protein MEIVEESTSRHVSIGFPLGLALLVTLILFMCFFFCCCIHWEKIEAFLISYGVINNPHHPRMRMQQPDLPSTHHQNPSFLFPGKECESLPVVMPGDVVPRFMAIACACQPPTHHHEMIQIQLQKPPLTQQNAFSNCTLCN